In Bacillus sp. E(2018), a genomic segment contains:
- a CDS encoding cob(I)yrinic acid a,c-diamide adenosyltransferase: protein MKIYTKTGDKGTTSLIFGERVAKNDVRVDAYGTCDEANSMIGFGVSLLPKEKWAESATTVMQKVQTVLFHVGAELATPAGKEVAWKLKEEDISFLEETIDQWQAGLKPLKQFILPGGSPSASALHTARTIARRAERIAVEIEGVNPLVLSYLNRLSDFLFVGARYVNEQMKVKEPVLHEDHS from the coding sequence ATGAAAATATACACAAAAACTGGGGATAAAGGAACAACATCTTTAATCTTTGGTGAACGCGTTGCTAAAAATGATGTGCGCGTAGACGCGTATGGCACATGTGATGAAGCGAATAGCATGATCGGCTTTGGCGTTAGCTTGTTGCCTAAGGAAAAATGGGCTGAAAGTGCAACAACGGTTATGCAAAAAGTGCAGACTGTTTTGTTTCATGTTGGAGCTGAGCTAGCGACTCCAGCGGGTAAGGAAGTAGCATGGAAATTAAAAGAAGAAGATATCTCATTTCTTGAAGAGACGATTGATCAATGGCAGGCGGGACTGAAACCTTTAAAGCAGTTCATACTTCCTGGAGGATCTCCATCTGCAAGTGCACTCCATACCGCACGAACGATCGCGAGGAGAGCAGAACGTATTGCTGTAGAAATTGAAGGTGTAAATCCACTGGTATTATCTTATCTAAACCGACTCTCTGATTTTCTATTTGTTGGAGCACGTTATGTAAATGAACAAATGAAAGTGAAAGAACCAGTTCTTCACGAAGATCATTCATAA
- the perR gene encoding peroxide-responsive transcriptional repressor PerR — protein sequence MSSAKINAAIDNLKSVGVRITPQRHAILEHLIQSMSHPTADEIYKALEGKFPNMSVATVYNNLRVFKEAGLVKELTYGDSSSRFDCVTTDHYHIICDSCGKIVDFHYPGLDEVESLAESVTGFDVGRHRMEIYGVCPDCKRKH from the coding sequence ATGTCAAGCGCTAAGATAAATGCGGCAATCGACAACTTAAAATCAGTAGGGGTACGGATTACACCTCAGCGTCATGCTATCTTAGAGCATCTTATCCAATCAATGTCCCATCCGACTGCTGATGAGATTTACAAAGCGCTGGAGGGGAAATTTCCAAATATGAGTGTAGCAACAGTCTACAATAACCTTAGAGTATTTAAAGAAGCGGGTCTTGTAAAAGAACTGACTTATGGGGATTCATCAAGCCGATTTGATTGTGTGACGACTGACCACTACCATATCATCTGTGATTCATGCGGAAAGATAGTGGATTTCCATTATCCCGGTTTAGATGAAGTCGAGAGTCTAGCAGAATCTGTAACAGGTTTTGATGTAGGACGACACCGTATGGAAATTTACGGAGTATGCCCGGATTGCAAAAGAAAACATTAA